The following are from one region of the Anomaloglossus baeobatrachus isolate aAnoBae1 chromosome 1, aAnoBae1.hap1, whole genome shotgun sequence genome:
- the MGARP gene encoding protein MGARP produces the protein MHLCRNAWQKLAPLTQRGASALLRTASARQMSSSVPGSSGEALPYYLLVGVALAGGGFYAYRTLSSDRARFHERHDYINTQLKPAFEEYGKMNHS, from the exons ATGCATCTGTGCCGGAACGCCTGGCAGAAGCTGGCCCCCCTGACACAGCGGGGCGCCTCCGCTCTTCTCCGCACTG CGTCTGCCCGTCAGATGTCCAGCAGTGTGCCCGGATCTTCTGGAGAAGCTCTGCCATATTACCTGCTTGTTGGCGTTGCTCTGGCTGGGGGTGGATTTTAT GCTTACCGAACCCTAAGCAGCGATAGAGCACGATTCCATGAGCGCCATGATTACATCAATACACAACTGAAGCCTGCATTTGAGGAGTATGGTAAGATGAATCATTCATGA